From Mannheimia pernigra, one genomic window encodes:
- a CDS encoding heavy metal translocating P-type ATPase: MTNSNEQQLLIDGMHCAACVRRVEKILLKVENVEFASVNLADHTAFVQGNAAPQALVAAVTKIGFGAEILESEDARREKQQAQTQRILKLKLAQFITALLVGFGLIAFGLYKGMIIDENNRLLWFGWAVISLATMYFSGRDFFVGAYSALKNRSANMDVLVAISTGIAWLYSFWLMLFPQPNAHIYFEASVMIIGFINLGKYLELKTKQRSSLALEKLLDLAPKQAVIFEENIAKTIPAKGIKPAMRVQALTGDRLAVDGILASGSIWVDESMLTGEALPIEKKIGDKIRAGTLVQDGSGIYIAEQVGSQTALARVINAVRHAQSSKPPLAQFVDKVAAVFVPVVVSIALLASLIWLLVGQDFTFVLSIFTTILIIACPCALGLAIPLSTIAGVARAAEFGVLVRNIQALQAGSEIDTLVFDKTGTLTTGQMEVTKVITFNDFDKNHLIALAKSLEQHTSHPIAKAIVKYAKNQTACEVSEIQVEKGLGIQGKVGEDNIKIGNALFVNFWEKTTACTATLIYVAVNDEVVGSISVQDQLRPEAKSTIQQFQAEGYQCLMLTGDSQETADYFAKELSLNGVIAEVLPEQKAEKIRQLQAEGKKVVMIGDGINDAPAIAQANVGIAMHNGSDIAVETADLSLMKSGLEPVIQIVPFSKRVLQNMKQSLIGAFFYNIVAIPVAAGVLYPFTGWLLNPMIAAIAMTLSSITVVLNSQRLLK, from the coding sequence ATGACAAACTCAAACGAACAACAACTTTTAATTGATGGTATGCACTGTGCGGCTTGCGTTCGCCGTGTGGAAAAAATCTTGCTGAAAGTGGAGAATGTAGAATTCGCCTCGGTTAATCTTGCCGATCATACTGCTTTTGTGCAAGGCAATGCCGCCCCCCAAGCATTAGTCGCTGCTGTGACCAAAATCGGCTTTGGAGCAGAAATTTTAGAAAGCGAAGATGCCCGCAGAGAAAAGCAGCAAGCCCAAACTCAACGTATATTAAAACTTAAATTAGCCCAATTTATTACGGCTCTTTTGGTGGGATTTGGTTTAATCGCTTTCGGCTTATACAAAGGAATGATCATTGATGAAAATAACCGCCTCCTTTGGTTTGGCTGGGCGGTAATCAGTTTGGCTACGATGTATTTTTCAGGCAGGGATTTTTTTGTCGGAGCTTATAGCGCACTCAAAAACCGCTCTGCGAATATGGACGTGTTAGTCGCCATCAGCACTGGCATAGCTTGGCTTTATTCATTTTGGCTTATGCTGTTTCCTCAACCGAATGCTCACATCTATTTTGAGGCGAGTGTGATGATTATCGGCTTTATCAATTTAGGGAAATATCTTGAACTTAAAACCAAACAACGCTCTTCCCTTGCATTGGAAAAATTACTCGATCTCGCCCCGAAACAAGCAGTCATTTTTGAAGAAAATATTGCAAAAACTATTCCAGCGAAAGGCATTAAGCCTGCAATGCGAGTGCAAGCTTTAACAGGTGATCGTCTAGCGGTTGATGGTATTTTAGCAAGCGGCTCAATTTGGGTTGATGAATCAATGCTTACAGGCGAAGCATTACCGATTGAGAAAAAAATAGGCGATAAAATCCGAGCCGGTACGCTGGTGCAAGATGGTTCAGGCATTTACATTGCCGAACAAGTCGGCTCTCAAACCGCTCTCGCCCGTGTCATCAATGCCGTTCGCCACGCACAAAGTAGCAAGCCGCCACTGGCTCAATTTGTCGATAAAGTCGCTGCTGTGTTTGTGCCTGTAGTGGTTTCTATCGCTTTACTTGCCTCCTTGATTTGGCTTCTTGTTGGGCAAGATTTCACCTTTGTACTTTCTATTTTTACCACCATATTAATCATTGCTTGCCCTTGTGCGTTGGGATTAGCTATTCCGCTTTCCACCATTGCGGGTGTAGCTCGTGCGGCAGAATTTGGCGTATTGGTCAGAAATATTCAAGCCTTACAAGCAGGGAGCGAAATTGATACTTTAGTTTTCGATAAAACTGGCACGCTTACCACAGGGCAAATGGAGGTTACGAAAGTCATTACATTCAATGATTTTGATAAAAATCATTTGATTGCTCTTGCCAAAAGTTTAGAGCAACACACCTCTCACCCTATTGCGAAAGCGATTGTAAAATATGCGAAAAATCAGACCGCTTGCGAGGTAAGTGAAATTCAAGTGGAAAAAGGATTAGGCATTCAAGGCAAAGTGGGAGAAGATAACATTAAAATCGGCAATGCCTTATTTGTAAATTTTTGGGAAAAAACCACCGCTTGTACTGCCACACTTATTTATGTTGCAGTTAATGATGAGGTCGTTGGTAGCATTTCGGTGCAAGATCAACTTCGTCCTGAAGCAAAATCTACAATCCAACAGTTCCAAGCTGAAGGTTATCAATGCTTGATGCTGACAGGCGATAGCCAAGAAACGGCTGACTATTTTGCTAAAGAGTTGAGCTTAAATGGCGTGATTGCTGAAGTATTACCAGAGCAAAAAGCCGAAAAAATTCGTCAGTTGCAGGCTGAAGGAAAAAAGGTCGTAATGATTGGCGATGGCATTAACGATGCGCCAGCTATCGCCCAAGCGAATGTTGGTATTGCGATGCACAACGGCTCGGATATTGCGGTGGAAACCGCCGATCTTTCCCTAATGAAAAGCGGATTAGAGCCAGTGATCCAAATCGTCCCTTTCTCAAAACGTGTGCTACAAAATATGAAACAGAGCTTGATTGGTGCTTTTTTCTACAATATCGTTGCGATTCCTGTCGCTGCAGGAGTACTTTATCCGTTTACTGGTTGGCTACTCAACCCGATGATTGCTGCGATTGCGATGACATTATCCTCTATTACGGTAGTGCTGAATAGCCAAAGATTGTTGAAATAA
- a CDS encoding Cu(I)-responsive transcriptional regulator, which yields MNISQAAEKTGLSTKQIRDYEKGGLLPAPSRTQSGYRFYNEADLDRLFFIGNARKVGFSLAQITALLKLNDNPNRTSREVKQLTDQHIAELEQKINDLNEMLKLLRSWSRTCCGNNSPECSILNGLRDH from the coding sequence ATGAATATCAGCCAAGCCGCCGAAAAAACAGGATTATCCACCAAACAAATTCGAGACTATGAAAAAGGCGGGCTGCTTCCTGCTCCAAGTCGTACACAATCGGGGTATCGTTTTTATAATGAAGCGGATTTAGATCGATTGTTTTTTATTGGTAATGCAAGAAAAGTGGGCTTCTCTCTTGCTCAAATTACCGCATTATTGAAATTAAATGACAATCCAAATCGCACCAGCCGAGAGGTAAAACAACTGACCGATCAACATATTGCGGAGCTGGAACAAAAAATCAATGACTTAAACGAAATGCTTAAATTACTCAGAAGCTGGAGTCGTACTTGTTGTGGCAACAACAGCCCTGAGTGTTCGATTTTAAATGGATTGAGAGATCATTGA
- a CDS encoding DUF411 domain-containing protein — protein MKSTLFKTASLWATTALFSLAYAQSTVEVWKSPTCGCCNFWIDHLKENGFEVRANDTGNQIIHNKLNLQPQLQACHTAMVDGYLIEGHVPAEDIQRLLKEKPADAAGLIVPEMPIGSPGMDQPKHRGVKEKYDVLLLKKDGSTSIFNTHNDNRRK, from the coding sequence ATGAAATCAACACTATTTAAAACAGCCAGTCTGTGGGCAACCACAGCCTTATTTTCATTGGCTTATGCACAATCTACGGTAGAAGTGTGGAAAAGCCCAACCTGTGGCTGTTGTAATTTTTGGATCGACCATTTAAAAGAAAATGGTTTTGAGGTGAGAGCCAACGATACTGGTAACCAAATTATACATAATAAGCTCAATTTACAGCCCCAATTACAAGCCTGCCATACCGCAATGGTAGATGGCTATCTTATTGAAGGACACGTGCCTGCCGAAGATATCCAACGTTTATTAAAAGAAAAACCAGCTGATGCGGCTGGGCTGATTGTGCCTGAAATGCCAATTGGTTCGCCAGGAATGGATCAGCCCAAACACCGTGGTGTAAAAGAAAAATATGATGTTTTACTATTGAAAAAAGACGGTTCAACTAGCATTTTTAACACGCATAATGATAATAGGAGAAAATGA
- a CDS encoding heavy-metal-associated domain-containing protein, with product MTIKLQLDGLHCGNCVKSVEKALNEVEGVSQVSVTLENQMAVLEGSANAETLIAAVEDIGFEAKLA from the coding sequence ATGACAATCAAATTACAACTTGATGGCTTGCACTGCGGAAATTGTGTGAAAAGTGTCGAAAAAGCGTTAAACGAAGTAGAAGGTGTGAGCCAAGTTAGCGTCACCTTAGAAAACCAAATGGCGGTGCTAGAGGGATCTGCGAATGCTGAAACCTTAATCGCTGCGGTTGAAGATATTGGTTTTGAAGCAAAATTAGCGTAA
- the truA gene encoding tRNA pseudouridine(38-40) synthase TruA, with protein sequence MKIALGIEYDGSRYFGWQRQETVESVQQKLEQALSVVANSPVDVFCAGRTDAGVHGTGQVVHFETDANRPLQSWCFGTNAHLPDDIAVKWAVDVSDDFHARFSATARRYRYIIFNNKLRSAILPKGVTHFHFPLDETKMHQAGQYLLGENDFSSFRAAKCQSNTPWRNIHHLNVFRQGNYVIVDIQANAFVHHMVRNIVGTLLEIGQGRQPVEWAKWVLEQRDREKAAPTAKAEGLYLVEVHYPEHFGIPKTALGPLFLAD encoded by the coding sequence ATGAAAATCGCATTAGGCATTGAATATGACGGCAGCCGCTATTTTGGCTGGCAACGACAAGAAACCGTAGAGAGTGTGCAACAAAAGCTAGAACAAGCTTTATCGGTTGTGGCAAATTCGCCTGTGGACGTGTTTTGTGCTGGCAGAACCGATGCTGGCGTACACGGCACAGGGCAGGTAGTGCATTTTGAGACGGATGCTAATCGACCGCTGCAAAGTTGGTGTTTTGGTACAAACGCTCATTTGCCCGATGATATTGCAGTGAAATGGGCGGTAGACGTGAGCGATGATTTTCACGCTCGCTTTAGTGCGACCGCCCGCCGTTATCGTTACATTATTTTTAACAACAAATTACGTTCCGCTATTCTGCCAAAAGGCGTTACCCACTTTCATTTTCCGCTAGATGAAACCAAAATGCACCAAGCAGGGCAGTATTTATTAGGCGAGAATGATTTCTCTTCTTTCCGTGCGGCAAAATGCCAATCAAACACGCCGTGGCGGAATATCCACCATTTAAATGTTTTCCGCCAAGGCAATTATGTGATTGTCGATATTCAAGCGAATGCTTTTGTGCATCATATGGTCAGAAATATTGTTGGTACGCTTCTTGAAATCGGGCAGGGCAGGCAGCCTGTGGAATGGGCAAAATGGGTGCTAGAGCAACGAGATCGTGAAAAAGCAGCGCCAACTGCGAAAGCAGAAGGTTTATATTTAGTGGAAGTGCATTACCCAGAGCATTTTGGTATTCCGAAAACGGCATTAGGCCCCCTGTTTTTGGCAGATTAA